TGCCTCCATCATCTCCAACTTCACAGTCACCTGTTCTCTCCCCCAACCTATGTGTGGCTGCATCCTCCTTTTTCCTGGTATTCCTTGCTGCAAATCTCTCTTACCACCACTAGCAGATCCAGTGTTGACGAAGGTGTTGGAATTATCCTTTGCAGCTCCTTTACTGCCGCATCTGTTGGATATGGCAGACAGTGGGGCATAGCTTGCTTTACAATGTGGAGGGAAtgacttgtttttttttataataatttttatttcctAATAGAATATGTATTGAATGTTTTCTTGGAAATGTCAAATTGTTGTTTTCAAAAGAAGGGTTTTCAGCAACATTTTCAAATGATAGCAATAGAAGTGACACTGGAGCCACCTTCTGTTCAACTTTTTCTGTTATGTGTTGATAGCAATAGAAGTGACACTGGAGCCACCCTGTAATGTTTTTCTCTGGGTGCGGGATATGCGTTATATTTCATGTGCCGATGAGGAGTGTATACTTTACATTGTTTCTTATCTATGTAATTCGTTTGACTAGTTCAACTTCTAACAGCGAAAAAATTCCCAACTtctgttttattttttacaaaaatatttttatgaatattaCCGTATTGAATTTTACTTGGTTGTGCCAATTGCTGGTTAAATGAAGTTGCATTTAGTtgctatttttttattatatgaagTAACTTCATTCCTTCATAAAAAGTTTGATTGTTTTACGTATATCTTTTACATGGTTACGACCATAAAGCTGTCAAATGATTATGCTATTTGATGTGTGCTATAAATTATGGGCTTCGTAGTTGGGATTGTGTAGGAAAGTGATGAAAAATAAATGGTCAAGGTAATTAGTGAAAATTGAGAGAGTTGATATTTTTCCTGTCCAAGAACGGCAGGTTTTAGGTTTCGGCAAGTTACCAGTGTAAGGTATATCCAATATTCTCGTGAAAAAGGCAGGTTTTTCTGGTGATTGTTTATAActttttttttatccaaatccGTATTTTTACATTATATTTCTTTTTCTCTACAACCAGGCTATGATGAAAGATCAGTTCGCAAATTATGTTGTACAGAAAGTGCTCGAAACTTGTAGTGATCAAGAGCGTGAACATATCATGTCAAGAATAAGAGTACACTTGAATGCATTGAAGAAGTATACGTATGGGAAGCACATTGTAGCCCGTGTAGAGAAACTTGTTGCTGCTGGGGGTATGCATAACTCACCTTTCATTTTTTCTCATGATTTCTTTTTCCTTGAAAACAATTTAGTTACTCAACTTAGATCACTGGAACTCCAAAGTTTATCTCTTACGTTTCCATAGAGGACAAAAAGATTAATGTGTCTTCAAGCTGTTGTTACTTGAGAATATTTTGGAAATGAATGTGTAGGAGCACATTCCTTCCTCCAAAAAAATGAAATCCGATGTATGCATTCTGATGGAGAAGCTTTTTCTAAGTATACCCTTTTATTACAAGAGTTGATGTTTGGTTAGGTTATAATTTTTGAAGTGATTGAAATGTCGAAATCAAGAAGCTAATAATATTGTGGCTTAAACAACTTTTCGCTTCCGtttcttttgaaaaaattaaaaatagtgTTTTTTTACTATCATTCTCGAGTATAAAAGTGCTTTTGCTTTTTATTCTAAAAAAGCACTTTAAAAACTTAACTTTATAAATTGGTATTCTAAGTTAAGTTCTATCTTTTCCGAACTCAAAATCTGACTTCTTCTttccttattttttattttaaatggtttgaTATAGTAGTATTCTTGTTGACTTTACCTCTATGTTTTCTCAACTAAACCAACACTCGCCTTGTTTGTTCTTACAGAGAGGAGAATTGCTGCTCAGTCGTCGTATCTGGCTTAAAATGTCGTATCTGGCTTAAAATGTTGTAGGGAAGAACTTTGTACAGCTAACCGAGGATAGTTTGAGCTACCTCTCTCATCTTTCTTTCAAGATGGTACGTTGTGTTTGCAAATAAAGTTGATGCCTGTACTAAAAATGTACATTGTTTAGTTCTTAAGTTTATATACACAGAGTCTAGTAAGCTGAGGCTCAGATGTCGAATATTCTTGATGCCCCATAGAGGAGTTACAAGTGCGCGAGGgtgtaatatataaaaaaaggcGAGGTAGTTTACAGTGCGCTATGTGACTGTACAAAAATGATACATTGGTTGTCTAGGTTGAGGCTGAGCAATGCCCTGTATGGTAATTTAACAATTTTCTTACTTGGCCAAAGTATATGTTAATCCCTTCAAATTTCTATATCACATATTTCATTACTTAGTATTGAAACTGATGTGTGCATGTTTATTGCTGATATAATCGGGTCTTGGGTGGCTTCTGGAGACAAATGCGTAGACTTGTGTGTGTTTAATCCCCTAGAAATGGGATGCGATTGGTATGCATGGCATCTACCAAGCTCTTCTACCTGTAGCATTGGGTCGGCTGGTTGGAGTCATTCATGAATTTAGAAATCAAAACTCCATAAGTTGTTTTGCATATCAACACTATAATATTCGTTGGAAGGGGATGACGCGGGTCGCTTGGTTTTAAGTAATGTTTTCACAAAGCAAACCCCCTCGCCTGTCCTCTGGAGAGTACTTCTGGAAATGCAAATATGCATGTTTGCACGAATTCTCAATGGAAAGCGACTGAATCCGTAAATAGAAAGccctcttctttttttttttttccccaatATTGCCAAATCTATATCAATTTCTTGCCGTTTTTGGCAGCTCCAAGTCTAGTGCACAAGATTGTTGAACTTAAAGATTTAACTTCATAATAATAAATCAAACAGTTTGTTGtctgtttaaataaatttatttgacagtgaaccaaaatttaaatcattttagttgattttaaatttatctCAATATTTAGTgccattttaattattatttttaaatacttACTCAAATCTAAACATGGAAATTTAGTTGCACACGTGCTTCGCTAGTTTCACTTATCCCAATAAGCAATATGTCTGGAATACATTCAAGATTAAAAAACAAAACGTCGTATTCATTTGGTCAAGAAATGGGTACTATCTTCTTCTACACGTAGTTAATTTTTAACCACTGAAGTGTCAAATAAACGAAAAAAATTAGCAGGACTACATTGATATTAGCATTTCAAATTTCCGGTCATCAGTGTATCCCTGGTTCAGAACAAGATGAGATCAAAAAGTTTTTTGAATGTATTAGAGTAACTTTCAGTAACTTTAGCTTGTGATTGGATAACATAGCATTAAGTTAGTCAGAAGTTAGTTACAGGGGGTTGGAAACAAAATATATAAGGCAATATGTGGATGTACACTTCTGTGGTGATGTTCTGTTGGGAACTCAATTGGTCCTTTTGGATGTAGTCTATATTCCAGAATTCAAATTTAACTTACTCTCTCTCAGCTGTCTCCTTGCTCATACACAAACTATGATGAGTTTCTACCGTGATTCGTTTATGATTCAGGACACCAAATCACAGAGGATGATTGGCAAGGGTAAAAAACTAGCAGGGCTATATGTTCTGGACTCGAATTCAATGGGTTTAGATCTTCACATAAATCTAGTTGGACTCAAATTTGGCACAAGTGACTTGGACACCCCTCAATGAAGGTCATGAATGCTCTAAAAACTCATTTACAACTTGTAACAGATGGTTCTTGCAATAAGGAGATCATCTGCACTATTTGTCCATTAGCGAAACAAAAACTTTTACCATTTGCCTCTCACCATAACATGTCTTTTATTGCTCTTGAACTCATACATTGTGACATTTGGGGACCTTACCATGTTCCTCATATAACAATCAACGATATTTTCTGACTTTGGTTGATAATTATACAATATTTACATGGGTTTTTCTTATCCAACATAAATCTGAAGCAACAAAGGTCGTTTCCAGACTTTGTACCATGGTTGAGACGCAATTCAATAGTAAAATTAAGGCATTTCGCACTGATAAAGCTAAAGAATTCGCTTTCACTGAATTATTTCAGCAATGAGGTATATGTTGTAATATTTCaggttcgcaatcttgattttgatgttaacaaaacttgttattttgtttctaacgagtttacctaagtgcgcaaaaagctgaaactgatcaagATTCGAACTTATCAGTTTACGAGCCAAAAcggaagctatcgagacgcaaaatGAAAGTACTAACTGATTGACCGAATTGAACCAGcccaactgatatatcaaagaacagttcaactgattgtttagctgataggtggttcagcagaagaccttcagaagcccgaccagctgatgaagagtccaactgatgaagaggtcagctgaccagttcaattgtatcagtgaaatcagttcagctgacgagtcaatTGATTTCACCACACGGGTTCAACTGAACAGTTCAGAGCATTAGTTAGGAGCCGACCAGTTTGCAGaacaagacaagcttatctaagtggaatcCAGTTGTATGCATTAAGGAAAGCAAATGTCcgatcaaaggacaataatgaacgttgcagcagagcttaaaAGAAATACGTTCAGAATGGCGGTCAGAAAGTACAATACACAAATTTCGAGAACAGATTCAAATTGCAACGGACGTacttgatgagtcttgatgtaaaATCACATttcctctataaatacaagatcgAGACCATCAACAAACAAGTGTATAAAAAACAGAGAGATGAAGATAGGGCACGCTCAATTCATATCAACTTACAAGAAGCAACAGgcccagatttgagggaacacttcaacgtgttattagcttagattagaagctcaATTTcatcagtgtgtgagaacactttcgtgttgtattcatagatcagttctctcacacacacgccatcactcacatatacacagAGAATCGAGCGTATTGAATAGTTGAgttagtcttgcacaaagacattaaacttgtgtatgtagtctttaacacatagacgttaaacaagtgttggctggaaggtgctgccttcagtctagactaggagttcaattaggcagtagcgtaagtactaagctgagtgagtttgtacaatggtgttgtataaatcaaagtcttctagtggatcctacccgaggtgatagaatggatgacgtaggagcaattgaagtctccgaacatccacaaacatatcttgtgtcttTTAACTATTTAACTATTGCTTTGAAACTGATTTGATTATTtgagctgatatcagttcagttctcaccataactgaattgatacAAGCTTGAACCAATCCcctttatttcagttattcagttcacacaagttaaaaactttgaactattcagttttcttaatgaatgattatttcgagtatttttcgttTGGTGTGAAAACCAAACCCGATTTAATTCATCCGTGTTTACatttttagaacacgagctattgcagctcattgagaatatttgTGCTTGAAACACCCTCGCTGGTGCCAGAACCGATCCTATCAGTATACTTCATCAATTTTCATGTGTTCAAACTCCCAAACAAAACTCTGCTATAGAACAGAAACATCAACATTTGCTCAATGTGGCTCGATCATTATTCTTCCAATCTCGGGTACCTATCAATTAATGAAGTGAGTCTATACTGATGGCTACATATCTGGTGAATCGTATCCCATCACCATGGACTAAAAATAAGTCACCATATGAATTGATCTATCATCGACATGTGGATTATACACATCTTCGAGCATTTGGATGTCTTGCTTTTTCATCCACTTTAGCAGCACATCGGGATAAATTCATGCCAAGATCTTGTGTGTGCGAGTTCCTGGGATATCCTCTATGAATAAAGGGCTACGAACTGATGGAGATTAAGAGCAATGAAGTATTCATCTCACGTGATGTGAAGTTTCAAGAATCAATCTTCCCCTTTCATTATCTACCTCATGAAAAAGGTGTCTTAGATCCATTTCCTGAAATTGTTATCCCCAATCAGCACCAATGGACACTTCTGATCATTTGGACATCAACCTGCCATCATATATAGAACCCGAACAAGTTGCTTCCAGTGAACCAACTGGTTCGTCCATTTATCCATCTGAATCATCGCACTTAGCTCCAACTCGCACTTTCACGAGGATTTCCAGACCACCCTCTTATCTACGGGATTATCATTGCcacatgataaaaaaaattataacccTTCATCAACAACCGCATATCCCCTCAGCAACTACATCTCTTATGAGGCACTCTCCCAGCCTTATCGAAATTTGGTACTTAACATATCATCTCAAGTCGGACCTCAATTTTTTCATCAAGCTGTTAAAATTGATCATTGAAGAACAGCTATGAAAGATGAACTCGATGCCATGGACACAAATAACACTTGGTCAGCGGTTCCACTTCCTCTGGGCAAACAAACCATCAATTGTCGTTGGGTATACAAAATAAAACACAACTCTGATGGTTCGATTGCTCGATATAAAGCTCGGTTAGTGGCCAAGGGCTACACTCAACAAGAAGGCGTGGACttctttgaaatattttctccagttgcaaaaTTAGCCACAATTAAAACTGTTATTGAATTAGCAGCAAGCCAAAATTGGCATCTCGCCCTATTAGATGTCAATAACGCATTCCTAAATGGTGACCTTTCTGAAGAAGTCTATATGGATCTTCCACAGTGATATAAGCCGCATACTCAAGCTTGCAAAGAAGACCCAAAATTTTTGTCGTCTAGACAAGTCCATTTATGGTCTATGTCAAACATCAAGACAATGGTACACAAAATTTTTCAACGTGTTGCTGGATTCAAGATTCGTGCAATCCAAGTCTGACAACACCATGTTCACCAAATATTCGGGACATAGATTTATCACCTTTGTAGTTTATGTCATCGACATCATCATTGCGGGACCTTCCGTTAATGACATCCAGCAGCTAATATCTGACCTCCAAGACAAgttaaaacttaaatatttggGTGATCTCAAATACTTCATTAATCTTGAAGTAGCTAGGTCCTCGAATGGTATTTACCTATCTCAACGCAATTATACACTCC
This window of the Primulina tabacum isolate GXHZ01 chromosome 4, ASM2559414v2, whole genome shotgun sequence genome carries:
- the LOC142541829 gene encoding putative mitochondrial protein AtMg00820, whose protein sequence is MKDELDAMDTNNTWSAVPLPLGKQTINCRWVYKIKHNSDGSIARYKARLVAKGYTQQEGVDFFEIFSPVAKLATIKTVIELAASQNWHLALLDVNNAFLNGDLSEEVYMDLPQ